The window ACGCTATGTGTATGGTCATGCCTCAATGCATTTGCTTTCCAAAATAGAGCTGCGTGGTCACGCGAATGCGTATCGAACACTCGAGTATATCGATCCAGTACGATACACACCCGAGTACCGGAATAATATTTTCGAAGAATTGGGTGACCAGGCAAAGACATGGCATCATCAGCTAGTGCACAAGTAAGCAAATCACTTCAATGCACGCAACACTTTTGATAAAATCCATGTTCCTACAGTTATAATAATACGCAGGTGCCACGTTCTGACTCGTGCAGCCatgaaatcaaaacatcttaGTCCATGAGACGTTTGCAGATTTCAAGCGTTTGTAGAATTCAGATCAGGGAGCAGTAattatttcttcaaaatgaAAGTGGGAAATGAACAAAACAAACGGGCGGATCATATCTCCCCCATAAGGAATCGTTTTAGAGACTTTGAACTCTTTGGGgaaaattttactaaaatacaTAACGTAAACAATTTCCATATGACTGAAATCCCACCTCTTTAtcacatccccccccccacataaaaaaattaaaatatgctgTGGTGCATgtgaattgaaattaatttcaaaatattcttaCAAAAACAAGAATTTACCTAGCTGAAATAATGGGCCTAAACGGTCATATTTTTGACTGCAATAAAATGGTGTACTGTTTCTACAATAATGACTGGGGGAGGCAAAGAGAGACAGAAATATGATGagaaattacttttttatacaATGAGTTTACTGATGCTGAAATCTTTATAGTTTTTGACAATAACAGGCCTAATATCTCTTCAAATAATCATAACaactttacatgtagttatGTTTATGTGCAATATTTGATGAATGATTGATCCCAAATTTCTAATTATAGATTATAATATCTACCAATTCAAAACTCGAAGcacaaatataaatacatatatttcattgagacaaacacaattacaataattggcaaaggccCAATATATGCATATACAGAAGTATTGTTTTATTACACACCAGTAtgaaagatatataaatatcactcaaaataaaaaaaatcctgaaacATTCAATATACAAATCTTTTTTGTAGAGATGCTGTCCTTGTGATAACAGAGGGAAGTGCAAAAGTTGTGCATGCAAGCGGAGACCGTGCAGTAATTGTAACAACACAAACTGCCAGTACAAGTCAACCCAAACTAGGCCTGTGAGcacagtaagtacatgtatatatgtaaattttaggAGTGTTGGCCACCAATTGCTGATGTTCACCCTCCCACCACGATGAGGTCCTCCTAGATAGAGAGggaataatattttgttgtattttgtaGCATCGACACCATCCATATGCGTCAAACAGCAGTCGTAATGTGATCCAGAATGAAGGAGTAAGCCGCAATCAACAGCTTTCTTTGGCGGCTGGCCCTGAAAATATCAATGACCAAGAGCTTAGTGTTTCGTTGATGGTATGAAATGTatttcactgatttttttttcacaaaatgatacacagaaaacaaatttttgatatttttttttacatcacagtttttaatttttttttttatagaatgcTGTTGACAGTATGCCTGTTGACGAACTGCGGCAAAGAGTGAAAATCATGACAGCTGCCGAACCAGATTTTGTAAGACCTTTTCTAATGAGGCAGATGGAGGATAGTGGAAGGAATGAAAACTCTAATTCAAATGTGCAATGGTGTTCATGTGGGGTATGTCGAAGTTTTGATGATCCCCGCATGAACATCTGTTGTAGGCAATTTCCATGCATCACCTCAAAACCCGAATTCAGAAATTTGTGCTTGAGGCATGATGTATTGGAGGTTGCCAACATTTTGAATTGGAGTTTTCGGACCAACCAAGATCCTAGTTATCAACTGTCCACATTCAGAAACCAGGCCTACAGAAACTTTGTCCTGTGGCAACATGGGCGACTGGGAGCTGGAAGGCGAATACCAGTTCCTGCCTGTGTTTGTGTTGCCGTGAGAAGACGTTTTCCTGAGTCAAGCGGACAATACAGGGGTTACCATTCTGCTAATTCTGATGACtctgaataaatattgaatgaatTCATTTATTCTCACCTGTCTTTTTTCTGCTCTGCATCTTGGCTAAAAGGATTCGTGATCCCGGATTTGTTTCCCCAGAAAGATTCTTGGCAATTGAATCCAAAGACATGGATTTTCTACTCTTTCTGAACTTGGTTTCAGAAACACCATATGTTGCTCTCATGCAAGCAGCCATCAGTTCTGAAAAATTATACCGGTACCTGGTGAtaagtatttcaaaaattgaatgtaAATTTGTACAGTATACAGTGTACTTGgatatataaagtaaatgaatGTACATGACTCTGCATATGATGTACCTCAAGATACAATGTATAAGTAATTCACATAAACATTGTAGTTATGAAAATCACATGGAGATGACCCATGCCCTATGATTTACAATAGATGAATGTTCTAATGTGAAAGAATTTCTAATGACATgcaatcaaaaatttaaaagctaTGAGAAAATCTGACTAATTATGGTGtgtctaaaataaataaatggtaTTTTGATTGACAGCTCTACATAAGTATTTCCATTAAAGtgatttaacatttaaacaaatacagattctaattaaatcattttttttcggCTTCACAAATGTTTTACGTTTCTAACCtggaatatatttaaaatcttttggTGCTTTCTCCTCATATGCAACCCACTGTTTGGTCCTCCTGGATACCTGGCCTTTAGCATACACTTCTCCATCCTGTCCAACCAATGGCATCCTTCCAAGGTGGTTGTTGTGGTCCATGACAGCCAGCATGTTCCTAATATGATAGGCGTCATAACCATAGGATTTCTGTTTTGGACAGTAATGAAGGAGTGTATGGCTAAAAACGTTTTCCACAGCCCAGGTTTGTCGACAGTTGGTGTAAAATTTCATGCTTCCACACCAATCTCTGTTTGTTACCAACATCCTAGAAAAAGGATTAATACATTTCAGTCAGATCATATAAACACAATGAATTAAATGCATAAACCTTTACAGCATAGAATAAGAAGCAAAGTATTGTAGACTTATCGGTACATGAAAATGGACTGATTCAATATGcacataaattttttaattttgaatgttgaaaaaagaaatgaactaACCGTAGATTCTTGAAAACCACCGTGTCTCTCTGGAGCCAATTGCTGCATTCGGTCTCGTGTTCCTCAGAATGTCGACAACTAGAGTGATTAAATTATAACTAAGTACCCATATCTTTTATCAATGTGTCCAatcttttactacataaaatggTGTCAGAAATAAGAATTAATAGTTTGTTGCTTATGAAAGAAGAAGAAACCAATCAGAACGAACCTAAAAGAAAGTAAACCCACACTTAACCCTgagtttacttttggggtttactctgggtgcACTTGGAGTTTACAAGAGCAGACCCACAGTTAACCCTGAATAAACCCAAAATAAACCCCGAGTGGTCACAGAGAGTTAACCCTGATAAGAAATAGACCCCAGAAAGCAGACGCTATGTGTGTATTTAGAATATACAAGGGCCAAGGGGTGGGGCTTACAGACAGTAAGATAAGTAAGAGATAAGACAGATCTGCTTCACAAATAAGCGGGTAAATTGGACCCCAAAAGCAataccagagtaaacccagagtggaccaaaagtaaacccagatcggacacaaatatttaaaaagcaaacccccatgtaaaccaaaagtaaactccgaaagtaaacccggggtttagttgagGTTTActctggggttaggttgggtctgatcggtacagtatatgatataattatgtagataaaaattctaaattatatTTACCGTCCACCTGCCCACACATGTTTATTGTTGATATGGTACAGGATTCCCATCCACCTCTTCAACAGACGCTCGACACTGCCTTTACAAGTACTGCAGCACCACCAAAAATGATTCACAATAGGCCGTATCCATTGCAACAGTCCTCTGCATCCTGGTGTCTTGGCAATATCAGAAAGAGATGTTGTGAGCTTTTTGGCCTTATGCCAAATGTCCAAGCTGTGCTGCAGGTGCTTGTAAGGGTCTGATTCtacaatcaattttatttatagaaatagGGAGTACTAAAAATATAATACACAATTGTTAATTCTTATCTCATTTCATTATTGGTCCTAGAATCATGCAATACAGTTTCACATCACCCTCGGggctaaaatgaaaattatagtGTCATATTGTTTAATAGGGTGTATAAGAGATAGTGAGTAAAtgtcaaaacatttcaaatcattaaaaagaCTTATGCACGCTATTCAAATATCAAGGAAACTAAATGTTGAGTAGCAGtcattttttggattttatgattgcatacatacatgtacattattttatgatttaacaTTACTAGTATTTGCTGATGTTCCTAATGTTTCCCTGAATATGTCAATagaattttcaagaaaatgatGCAATATGACACTGTAGCAACAGCTAGGCATTATAAAGTAACTGTAGTTGCATGTATAATTGAGTAAGACAGATAATGTATTTGCAATTCTGTTCATAAAATCAACCTTTTGTCACACAGATGTATACTTACTCATCAAAGAAATTATGTTTCTGCTAGCATCAGATATGATTTCCCATATAACAAGAGGAGAGGCAGTGAGTAGATGTTGTAGTCCTCTGTCAATGAGAAGCCTTTCCATCTTGGAACTGTGCCTGTCAACTTCCCTGGAATCGCCTACTTCCATGTGTATTATGGCCTTGGTGTTAGAATCCATAAATACTGCAGTTGATCTACTTGCACAAAATCCTGAAAGCATAATAATGGAAACATCTGTTTGGGATTTAAAATTCTATCATTTGGAATTTATTGGGAAATACCtgatcaaaaattattaaacacagtttctaaaaaaagtaaaaatgtacaaCAGGCAGATATTAGTTTGGCACTTCATCCTAAGTTGTTGTAAATGTtagtaatttataattttaaatatttaccagGTGAGTCAAATCGTACATCTACAGCCACACTAAGTGGTAAACCTCCCAACTTCTTGTACACCTCTGAAATGTGCTTATGGAACTTCTCCTCTATTGCAGTCTGTAAAAAGCATGTAAAAAaggatttctttgtttttctgtttagatgtatcattttattctATTAACTTCAAGATCAATACTAAATTTATTATATCGGTAGATAATATTTACCCTATACTGAAGTTGCATCTTGTAAAATTGGCGGGAAGATCCAACAACAAGGTTTATAAATTTTGCACCTAAGGCAAATTTTTCCCAAGAAGCAc is drawn from Crassostrea angulata isolate pt1a10 chromosome 5, ASM2561291v2, whole genome shotgun sequence and contains these coding sequences:
- the LOC128183950 gene encoding uncharacterized protein LOC128183950 isoform X1, with the translated sequence MTFIWTSYTRFINFLQVSHLLNMEDQLVENMEIDEDTCNYSSEEDDEVNELIREIFGDEESLEEEHEEEYEDGNEMWNETRENYEDEYSLLRERRFVVGEGALLSLIKRTTCEQCGESIDPSTVVEGEKIPAGVKYKFLCCNGHPGKWISTPFYGGRSFISILLQLMVLLTGASWEKFALGAKFINLVVGSSRQFYKMQLQYRTAIEEKFHKHISEVYKKLGGLPLSVAVDVRFDSPDVSIIMLSGFCASRSTAVFMDSNTKAIIHMEVGDSREVDRHSSKMERLLIDRGLQHLLTASPLVIWEIISDASRNIISLMKSDPYKHLQHSLDIWHKAKKLTTSLSDIAKTPGCRGLLQWIRPIVNHFWWCCSTCKGSVERLLKRWMGILYHINNKHVWAGGRCRHSEEHETECSNWLQRDTVVFKNLRMLVTNRDWCGSMKFYTNCRQTWAVENVFSHTLLHYCPKQKSYGYDAYHIRNMLAVMDHNNHLGRMPLVGQDGEVYAKGQVSRRTKQWVAYEEKAPKDFKYIPELMAACMRATYGVSETKFRKSRKSMSLDSIAKNLSGETNPGSRILLAKMQSRKKTGPAAKESC
- the LOC128183950 gene encoding uncharacterized protein LOC128183950 isoform X2, which produces MEDQLVENMEIDEDTCNYSSEEDDEVNELIREIFGDEESLEEEHEEEYEDGNEMWNETRENYEDEYSLLRERRFVVGEGALLSLIKRTTCEQCGESIDPSTVVEGEKIPAGVKYKFLCCNGHPGKWISTPFYGGRSFISILLQLMVLLTGASWEKFALGAKFINLVVGSSRQFYKMQLQYRTAIEEKFHKHISEVYKKLGGLPLSVAVDVRFDSPDVSIIMLSGFCASRSTAVFMDSNTKAIIHMEVGDSREVDRHSSKMERLLIDRGLQHLLTASPLVIWEIISDASRNIISLMKSDPYKHLQHSLDIWHKAKKLTTSLSDIAKTPGCRGLLQWIRPIVNHFWWCCSTCKGSVERLLKRWMGILYHINNKHVWAGGRCRHSEEHETECSNWLQRDTVVFKNLRMLVTNRDWCGSMKFYTNCRQTWAVENVFSHTLLHYCPKQKSYGYDAYHIRNMLAVMDHNNHLGRMPLVGQDGEVYAKGQVSRRTKQWVAYEEKAPKDFKYIPELMAACMRATYGVSETKFRKSRKSMSLDSIAKNLSGETNPGSRILLAKMQSRKKTGPAAKESC
- the LOC128183950 gene encoding uncharacterized protein LOC128183950 isoform X3, giving the protein MTFIWTSYTRFINFLQVSHLLNMEDQLVENMEIDEDTCNYSSEEDDEVNELIREIFGDEESLEEEHEEEYEDGNEMWNETRENYEDEYSLLRERRFVVGEGALLSLIKRTTCEQCGESIDPSTVVEGEKIPAGVKMAIQENGFPHHFMEAEASLVFYSNSWCFLQAIIHMEVGDSREVDRHSSKMERLLIDRGLQHLLTASPLVIWEIISDASRNIISLMKSDPYKHLQHSLDIWHKAKKLTTSLSDIAKTPGCRGLLQWIRPIVNHFWWCCSTCKGSVERLLKRWMGILYHINNKHVWAGGRCRHSEEHETECSNWLQRDTVVFKNLRMLVTNRDWCGSMKFYTNCRQTWAVENVFSHTLLHYCPKQKSYGYDAYHIRNMLAVMDHNNHLGRMPLVGQDGEVYAKGQVSRRTKQWVAYEEKAPKDFKYIPELMAACMRATYGVSETKFRKSRKSMSLDSIAKNLSGETNPGSRILLAKMQSRKKTGPAAKESC